In the genome of Massilia sp. PAMC28688, one region contains:
- a CDS encoding rod shape-determining protein, which translates to MFGFLRSYLSNDLAIDLGTANTLIYVRGQGIVLDEPSVVAIRQEGGPNGKKTIQAVGAQAKQMLGKVPGNIEAIRPMKDGVIADFTVTEQMLKQFIRMVHDSKFFRPSPRIIICVPCGSTQVERRAIRESALGAGASQVYLIEEPMAAAIGAGLPVSDATGSMVVDIGGGTTEVGIISLGGMVYKGSVRVGGDKFDEAIVNYIRRNYGMLIGEQTAEAIKKAIGSAFPGSEVKEMEVKGRNLSEGIPRSFTISSNEILEALTDPLNNIVSAVKNALEQTPPELGADIAEKGMMLTGGGALLRDLDRLLMEETGLPVLVAEDPLTCVVRGSGMALERMDKLGSIFSYE; encoded by the coding sequence ATGTTTGGTTTCTTACGCAGCTATCTTTCGAACGACCTCGCCATTGACCTGGGAACGGCCAATACGCTCATTTATGTGCGCGGCCAGGGTATCGTTCTGGATGAACCATCGGTAGTGGCCATCCGTCAGGAAGGCGGGCCCAACGGCAAGAAGACGATCCAGGCCGTCGGTGCACAGGCCAAGCAAATGCTCGGCAAGGTTCCCGGCAATATCGAGGCGATCCGCCCGATGAAAGATGGCGTGATTGCCGACTTCACCGTCACCGAGCAGATGCTCAAGCAGTTCATCCGCATGGTTCACGATTCAAAATTCTTCCGTCCTTCGCCGCGCATCATCATTTGCGTGCCGTGCGGCTCGACCCAGGTCGAGCGCCGCGCCATCCGCGAATCGGCCCTCGGCGCCGGCGCCTCGCAGGTGTACCTGATCGAAGAGCCCATGGCCGCGGCCATCGGTGCCGGCCTGCCGGTGTCCGACGCCACCGGTTCGATGGTGGTCGACATTGGCGGCGGCACCACCGAAGTAGGCATCATTTCGCTGGGCGGCATGGTGTACAAGGGTTCGGTGCGCGTGGGCGGCGACAAGTTCGACGAAGCCATCGTCAACTACATCCGCCGCAATTACGGCATGCTCATTGGCGAGCAGACGGCCGAAGCCATCAAGAAGGCCATCGGTTCGGCCTTCCCCGGCTCGGAAGTGAAGGAGATGGAAGTCAAGGGCCGCAATCTGTCCGAAGGCATTCCGCGCTCGTTTACGATTTCGTCCAACGAAATCCTCGAAGCGCTGACTGATCCGCTCAATAACATCGTCTCGGCCGTCAAGAACGCGCTGGAGCAGACCCCGCCGGAACTGGGCGCCGACATCGCCGAGAAGGGCATGATGCTCACCGGTGGCGGCGCGCTGCTGCGCGACCTTGATCGCCTGCTGATGGAAGAAACCGGCCTGCCGGTGCTGGTGGCGGAAGATCCGCTCACTTGCGTGGTGCGCGGCTCGGGCATGGCGCTCGAGCGCATGGACAAGCTCGGTTCGATTTTCTCGTACGAGTAA
- the gatC gene encoding Asp-tRNA(Asn)/Glu-tRNA(Gln) amidotransferase subunit GatC codes for MSLTLADVKRIANLAQLDMDEAHAEVALVELNGIFALAEQMQAIDTTGVTPLAQPLAAVLGHVPLRLREDVVTEQNHRDDYQASAPKTQDGLYLVPKVIE; via the coding sequence ATGTCCCTGACCCTTGCAGACGTAAAACGGATCGCCAATCTGGCCCAGCTCGACATGGACGAAGCCCATGCCGAAGTGGCCCTGGTTGAATTAAACGGCATATTCGCCCTGGCCGAGCAAATGCAGGCCATCGATACCACCGGCGTCACGCCACTGGCGCAGCCGCTGGCCGCGGTGCTCGGCCATGTACCGCTGCGCCTGCGCGAGGACGTCGTGACGGAACAAAACCACCGCGACGATTACCAGGCGAGCGCGCCCAAAACCCAGGACGGCCTGTACCTGGTACCAAAAGTTATTGAGTAA